From Mya arenaria isolate MELC-2E11 chromosome 1, ASM2691426v1, a single genomic window includes:
- the LOC128234981 gene encoding uncharacterized protein LOC128234981 → MLSTWLLRDSPGLKRKADGVESDDMIDSSNKKSFKKSNYQNNFSWYNEDADKNWHCEVCRGAKLDNAYARGHDQPAKTTNHQRHGLSNQHKAALEKTVLSSQEPMKKIVLAKLSKDDKLGVKLLKTAYHLAKRELPKVEFQYHLQLAGAIGAELG, encoded by the exons ATGCTTTCTACGTGGCTTCTGCGGGATTCCCCAGGCCTGAAACGTAAAGCTGACGGTGTTGAAAGTGATGACATGATCGACAGTTCAAAtaagaaatcattcaaaaagtcaaattatcaaaataatttcagttggtACAATGAAGATGCAGATAAAAATTGGCACTGCGAAGTTTGTAGAGGTGCTAAGTTGGACAACGCCTACGCCCGTGGACATGACCAACCAGCAAAAACAACCAATCATCAGAGACATGGCTTgt caaATCAGCACAAGGCCGCCTTGGAAAAGACAGTTCTGAGTTCCCAGGAACCCATGAAGAAAATTGTACTGGCCAAACTGTCCAAGGATGACAAGCTTGGGGTCAAGCTCCTTAAGACTGCCTACCACCTGGCCAAGCGGGAGCTCCCCAAGGTGGAATTTCAGTACCACCTCCAGCTTGCCGGGGCCATAGGTGCTGAACTCGGCTGA